A region from the Gossypium hirsutum isolate 1008001.06 chromosome A08, Gossypium_hirsutum_v2.1, whole genome shotgun sequence genome encodes:
- the LOC107933967 gene encoding CTL-like protein DDB_G0274487 produces the protein MGATEHVVEGENKEGRKEDGKERVDEVVEEEKEGEKLDLEKGPVGAVIVEDSKGLERFEDERDHFHVSMLQRLNPTNPLRIVINGGTRVATPSPSQSSRFQPTPPPPRSQPRSTPTPQPSVTTLNSRRFTNKLALLLYLVHKVAAIALVCFLIFKGIQGLIDGSNPAKRKEERVLKYLLPQVEAASLLSITLAFAWQKALREWPQIMVYFILWCTFFMSLSAGILLICFQKPATDGVGVCFIAFAIGNGLYACWVSQRVGFCCKVLLKSLEPVDKFRDLNQPAYWMLGAGFLWMSLWILAVVGALNFYYPALVIIALLLSLCWTTEVMRNVVNLTVSRVIALYYLRGMQSNTQFCFQRALTRNLGSACLGSLFVPAIEAMRIIARGLNLLEGEDEFMFSCAHCCLNVMQSIFRYGNGWAYVQIAAYGKGFVRASQDTWALFEREEMEPIVDSDMMSAICFLTGVCSGSICVIMVAAWTAKVHQPFTATISLLAFFIGYLMTRIAMALPHACVSCYYVCYAENPENRLFDKTIKERLELIKAGRDVVVPTPRVPRRFTR, from the exons ATGGGTGCCACTGAACAT GTGGTGGAAGGCGAAAATAAGGAAGGAAGGAAAGAAGATGGAAAAGAAAGGGTGGATGAGGTGGTAGAGGAGGAGAAGGAGGGAGAGAAATTGGACTTGGAGAAAGGACCAGTTGGAGCTGTTATTGTCGAAGACAGCAAGGGTTTAGAGAGATTTGAAGACGAAAGAGACCATTTTCATGTCTCAATGTTGCAGAGGTTGAACCCTACAAATCCTTTAAGGATTGTCATTAATGGTGGTACTAGAGTTGCTACTCCTTCCCCTTCTCAGTCTTCTCGGTTTCAGCCTACTCCTCCTCCTCCTCGTTCTCAGCCTCGTTCGACACCGACCCCACAA CCATCAGTGACAACACTGAACTCAAGAAGATTCACCAACAAACTAGCCCTATTACTGTACTTGGTGCATAAGGTTGCGGCTATAGCACTAGTCTGCTTTCTTATATTCAAGGGAATCCAAGGTCTAATAGATGGATCCAACCCTGCAAAACGAAAAGAGGAAAGGGTTCTTAAATATTTGTTGCCACAAGTTGAAGCTGCATCTTTACTAAGCATTACTCTTGCATTTGCTTGGCAAAAGGCTTTGCGGGAATGGCCTCAAATCATGGTTTACTTCATCCTGTGGTGCACCTTCTTCATGTCTTTATCAGCTGGCATCCTTCTGATTTGCTTCCAAAAGCCCGCCACAGATGGTGTTGGGGTTTGCTTTATTGCCTTTGCAATTGGTAATGGTTTGTATGCTTGTTGGGTCTCCCAGCGAGTCGGTTTTTGTTGCAAAGTGTTGCTGAAATCACTGGAACCGGTCGACAAATTCCGTGATTTGAACCAACCAGCGTATTGGATGCTTGGGGCTGGATTCTTGTGGATGTCCCTATGGATCTTGGCTGTAGTTGGGGCCTTGAATTTCTACTACCCAGCATTGGTTATAATTGCATTACTCTTAAGCTTGTGTTGGACAACTGAAGTGATGAGGAATGTAGTTAATTTAACTGTTAGCAGAGTGATTGCTTTGTATTATCTAAGAGGAATGCAGTCTAACACTCAGTTTTGCTTCCAAAGAGCCTTGACCCGGAATCTCGGAAGTGCTTGTCTTGGTTCCTTATTCGTGCCAGCAATCGAAGCCATGAGAATTATTGCCAGAGGCTTGAATTTGCTTGAAGGAGAAGATGAATTCATGTTCTCTTGTGCTCATTGCTGTCTCAACGTTATGCAATCCATCTTCAGATATGGAAATGGATGGGCATATGTACAG ATAGCTGCCTATGGAAAAGGTTTCGTTAGGGCATCACAAGATACTTGGGCACTTTTTGAGAGGGAAGAAATGGAACCCATTGTAGATTCTGACATGATGAGCGCGATTTGCTTCCTTACAGGCGTTTGCAGTGGCTCGATTTGTGTTATTATGGTGGCTGCTTGGACTGCTAAAGTCCACCAACCATTCACTGCCACCATCTCCCTCCTTGCATTCTTCATTGGATACCTCATG ACGAGGATCGCAATGGCATTGCCCCATGCATGTGTGAGCTGTTACTACGTCTGCTATGCTGAAAATCCTGAGAACCGATTGTTTGATAAAACAATAAAAGAACGTCTGGAGTTGATTAAGGCTGGTCGGGATGTGGTGGTGCCGACACCTCGTGTTCCCCGTCGATTTACGAGATAG